A segment of the Salvelinus namaycush isolate Seneca chromosome 3, SaNama_1.0, whole genome shotgun sequence genome:
agagccacggactgtattacccgttcccgcttccttgtcccccatatccctgccttcatcccctggttcccagaggggcactctgcgaccatcacggccacgcaggcaaaggagacctccgggtcgcttcagagactttgtttgttccctcggggacgagggactttgtggtgggggggctgtgtagcgacccgcacagacagctatgtgttaggctagtaggtggttgtgttgtactgaccagtacccagtgttcgcggggtccgacatgccaatcaacctgctatctgccaatcacgggaatgcctggaatgttctgatgccgggcatcctggcggttggcggagtggcgtggaggggggttgggcagggggatggagcattggaagttaagaccaggtttcgcctttgttctccctcttacgtctgggcttcacaagagaaggtcacgattggcttgtgggttatctgtcatttatttggcgtgtggtacggcccaaacagtagccggtgtaaagttggtttaataaaccgtcaattcgcaaactcaagcctctgtctggacaattgttcatttatgatcttgtcaggtcattacaatacattcatctctttcctgtttgttattttgttagtacAATGTATTGGTGTCgtttttttttgcacatttattctGTACATATTTGCCTATGTGAATAAATATTTAAATCTTATACCACATCTGTGCTTTTACTATCTCTGGCCTTGACATAACGTTTTAGAGCACATAAAGACCCGTGCTTATCATGCATACAGAAATATAAAACATGAGAATTTGTTGGTTTCAATGCATATTTTCTAATGAAGGGTAGTCCTGTGTTTGTTAGTGCGTTCAGTCCAGGGAAAAGTGTTCAAAAGGAACCTCGTCAAAACATCCCGCGTGCCAGAGTCAGGGAACAATCGATTCTCCATATTCGCGCTAGTATGCAAAGTGGGCGGTTCTTGAAGGGCGTTCTCGCCCTATGATTGGTCAAAGACTGCTCCCTGACTGTTCTGTTTCCGCTTTCATTTCGTACGCACGCCCAGTTACTACTCTCACtgaataatgataataatggtcAAGATGGCTACTTCAGATGCCTACTTGCGGTAGCTACCGAACAATTTAATGTAAACAACTAAAACTATTCTTCCTCGTGATTTAAAGACCCCGGAGCTAACCTGGGAAGTTCAGAAGATAAAACTGTGTGGTTTAAGGCATTTTATTACCTGACATAGTTTaccatctagctagctaacgttagttgtcgAACATTCCCAATTTTAGATAGCAAGCTACAGTAACGTTAGTTCAGTGACGTCTCGTCCTCCCTTGTGTGTTTGTACCGAGGGGCTCTGTGACGGTCAGCATCAAATGGCCGAACCGAGAAAAGTACCGTTTGTCACAATCTCTTCCTTTAACAACAATGCACCGCCTTCGGATTCAAAGAAACGCCGCCGGGAAGATGAGGCCGAAATCAGTTTGGGGGAAGATGGAGGGGGTGGAAGTGCAGCAACCAGGCCAGGAGGTGGTACTGGTGCTAGTCCATTCGGTATCGTGAAAGCCGGTGACGGGGATTCAGCGGAAACAAAACGTGTAACAGTGCGCTTGAACCTCTCCTTGCCCGAACCCAGCGAACGGGGATCTGCTGAATTCAACTACAGTGAACTTGTTCAATCTACTCAGGTAAAGACGTGAAATCAGTCAAGGCTACAAGTGATAACAGCAGGCTGGGCCGGTGAACGCGTAGGCAGCTTGAAGTGTAAGCTCTCGAGGCTATGGTGCTGTTGTCAACAAGAGCGATGTTGGCCAACGGTAGCTACAGTATTCTTAGATATGATGTAAGCATGCCAACTTAATGTAGGCTATAATATTCATCTAATTTTGATATGAATGTTTATGTTACCGTTATATAAATCATATAATATGGTAATGACACATCTAGTTCCCATCTTGCTGGAGGTACAACTTTTAAGATGACATTTTAAGCTACTAAGAATCCACTGTTGAACCCATTTTACCTACTCTTATTTCCTGACATGCCTGATTGTCTCTTGAAGGTGAAGAAGCCTTCTGCTCCAGGACCTCCTAAAGACCTGATGCCAGCCCTGGACCCCAACGACCCCTTTGCAGACAacgagaaggagagaagagaagtagagtCGCTCGCCAAGAAATTTGAGAGCAAATATGTAGGTCCCTTTACTTTGTGGGGAAACAAATAGGTCTACACATAGATCAAATAGATTGAATTAGTTTAATTTGCGTTGTATATTTTCACCTAGTCAACTGTAGTTGTTTGTTTCCTCTAGTCACAGGCCAATACAGGGAAAAAGAAGCGTAAGGACAGGGTGCAGGATCTCATCGACATTGGTTTTGGCTACGATGAGACTGACCCATTCATTGATAACTCTGAGGCTGTAAGTACCCTCTGTCTGCTCATATACTGCAGAATCCTTCCTTTGTGAACAGACTTAAGACTCATGTAAACAAGCATCAACATATGCTTTAACATATTTGCACTTTACCCCTAGCCTCTGTATCATAGATCCTTTTTCATTAACACATTGCGTTCCTCTCTCCCATACTTACTTATTAGTTTCTCTACTGTTTGTAACCCGTTAtgccatggcattgttgaatagtATTtcctgattggcttgaagggcattctagagcgtgcattatttccctataatgcACGGCATATcagcacggtagaattcaatagctacagttcattcttacatgttctatctTTGAGCTGCATTTGAAAGCAAAAGTTGAGTTGAGAACAgtattggcattgttgaatttgaTTTTTATAATAGCAagctgtttgtttggttaccaaggcaactactgtagctactatatcaagtaaacttgctagctacttcagtggatgctGAACAAATTTCTAATTGTAAATTTGttcaattatagccatggtataaaagggaaAATCAACTcagaaaataatgcaactccatGGAAGGTTAGTTCATCTCCACTAGCGTGTAGTCGAACACACCTTCCATGTTGTttattattttccagagaatacATAGCCCCTTGTTGATTATCCCTTAGCTACTTTCTTCCCCTCAGTATGATGAGCTGGTGCCAGCCTCCCTCAACACTAAGCTGGGAGGGTTCTACATCAACACTGGCACCCTGCAGTTCAGAGCAGCCTCTGAGTCAGAGGGAGAGGACTTCAAGGTGGGTTACACACACCTTTTCAATATATGAACAAATGTTATTCAGTGTTAAACTCTATTTCTATATCATGTGACAAGCTCAGTTTTTGTTCCTCCTGTCTGTAGAAGTTGAAAGATGGTGAGGAGCGTGTGATAAAGAAGCGAATGAAAAAGCAAGATGGCAGTAACATGGATGAGAAAAAGCCCAGGAAGATCAGGATGCCAAAGCAGGGGTGAGCAATGTTCTACATCTGTTGTGCCACTTCTGAAGTTAACTGATGTATAAGCTCATATGATGTATGAACTTATTGCCCGACTTTGACTTGAGCCGTGTGCTTCATAGTTATGCTATATGTCTATGGCTTGTAACAAGCTCCATGTAGCAACTCAACGGTCCTATGTTATCTTTCAGAGCGTCTGGCCTGAATGTCCACCGGCCAGAGAAGAAGAAAAGGAAGAAGTTGATGAAGGACTCTCTGAATCTGGCCGCCATGCTCCGCCGCTTCACgcgggagaaggaggagaaccGCAAGAAGAACCCGGGCCTGCCCCGTGGCCAGCACAATGCCAACAGTGCCCTGCTCAATGCACACCCTAAACCCAGCGACATCAGCATGGCCGATCTGGCCAACGACCCTGCCATGATGTCACTGCTGGGCTCAGCCAATAACAACGACATGCTGCAGGACATGATGGGCGACCTAGACTTTGGGCTGCTGGACTCTCCTCAGCCCTCCAGCCCTGCGCAGGGGGAGAACGGTGCTCCGGGTAGGGTCCAGGGTAGGGTCCAGGGGGCACAAGGAAGTCTcctgccccctcctcctctgccTAATGGACTGTCTGCCCCTCTCAGTAAGCGCATTGAGGACCTCAGAGTGGTAAGTGACTGACATCTTCAATCAAATTCAGTTGCAGATATATTTCATATTTAGAGATATTTTAGGTCTTCAGTCAGTTTCTTTATTTGATTTGTAGGGTCTAAAGGCCCTCGCTGCTCGTTGAAAACGTTCAAGCACATTACATGGAATGCATAGATTTCTTTTCTTTAAAAACGAAAAGTGATTGTCACCATTCTGATATTTCCTTCCATAAAGAGACCGGAGTAACACATGCATTCTCTCAGGGGCACAAGTAGGAGTGAGAAGTAGAGTTTGCTGTGGGAACAAGAGAGCAGTGATGTTCTTTGAGGGAGATGATGAGGGGAAAAGAAGTGCCAACTCTCTCTGACAGAACGGTGAGGGTAAAGGGAAGGGGCAAGAGGGGAATATCAGGAAGAGGagtggaggcagggaggagaggaggccgCGAGCGAGCGAGAGGTACTGTAATGaaggaagtaaaaaaaaaagaagaaaaaaaaggctTAGACGACAAGGTGAGGCTTAGAGGAGTGAAAGGGCAGGCGATTGATTGATTTGCATTACATTTCAGTGTCCTTTTGAGCATACTATATTTTGTTTTAGAGAATCCCTGAAGTTGAATTATTCTCCAACAAACAGGCTTCTCATCAGTTTGATCAAGAGGGCAGGAAAAAGTTCTTCACGCTGGACATGAACAACATCCTACTGGAGTGAGTCTCTGCTCTGAGCTCTTTACAACAGTACAAACCCTCtttcctcccctttcctccccatctctctgtatgtgttaGTCAGTGTTTATCTCAATGTCTAACCCTCTTCCTCTGTGTGTTGGTCAGTATTGAGTTGCAGGTCCAGGAGCAGCCGGCAGCAGTGCGCTCTTCAGTCTACTCCCATCTCGAGGCCTTTGTGCCCTGCAACAAGGAGGCTCTGCTCAAACGCCTAAAGAAACTCAGCCTCAATATCCAGGTATGTGTGTATGCACTAAAATGTTTGACAttttatgtgtatgtttgtgtgtgcacaTAATCTGCCTGTTCTTCTCTTCTATCTAATCTACAGTCTAATCTAACAATCTACAGATTGTTTGTTAACGGAGTGTGTGGCGTGAGTGTCATCTGGTGTGCGTGATTGTAACCTTTTCCATCTTTTGTCATCCAGGATGACCGTCTGCGTGCTCCGCTACTGAAGCTGAAGCTAGCTGTGTGCAGCGTGATGCCAGAGCAGATCGCCAGATACAACATGGACTGCATCGCCAAAGTGGCCAAGTAAGGCCTTCTCTGGCTCCTTCTCCTGCATTCTGTTCACCTCTTATTTCCTCTCATACCTCCTCTTTTGTCCCTTGTTGTCTATTTTTCCACTCCTCGTCAATATTCTCGCTGGGTTGTGTATTTACAGGCAGCAGTCAGAAGAGGGGGAAAAGAACGGGTCAGAAGAGGACGATGAGGAGAAGCCTGGGAAGAGAGTGATGGGACCTCGCAAGAAGTTTGTCTGGGATGAGAAGCTCAGGTGAGCTCTCATTCGTGAATTTAACGTCATACAATTATGTTATAGGTGTTTTGGTTTAGTGTAGTGATGGGACGTTCGACTCCTTTTACTGACTCCGATCTTTTCGACTCGTTCAGTCAAATGAATGAATCTTTCGACTCATTTTGTTCATTTGAGTCAATAACGCCCAAAGCATGCAGGACCCCGGCGAACGATAACTAAAACTAGAAATAGTCATAATTCTACAAGCCTCTCGTTCATAGGTCGTTCACCATAATGGGCTTATTGGAGATGTCATTTGTGACAGACTTGTATAATGGTGCTTTAAACAATGTATATTTGTTGATTGCTAGGTATACAAATACGATTTATTTCTTGCTACATTTTAAACAAAGTCTAGTTGTGACCGCAACCGGACTagatttttttaaaaatatttaaaaaaaatcaccttttatttaaccgggtaggccagttgagaacaagttctcatttacaactgcgacctggcaaagataaagcaaagcaatgcgacacaaacaacaacacagagttatacattgaataaacaaacatgcagtcaataatacaatagaaaaagtctatgtacagtgtgtgcaaatgaggtaggataagggaggtaaggcaataaataggccatagtggcgaaataattacaatacagCAATTacacactggagtgatagatgtgcagaagatgagtgtgcaagtagagatactggggtgcaaaggagcaaaat
Coding sequences within it:
- the LOC120038656 gene encoding ubinuclein-2-like isoform X3, with the protein product MAEPRKVPFVTISSFNNNAPPSDSKKRRREDEAEISLGEDGGGGSAATRPGGGTGASPFGIVKAGDGDSAETKRVTVRLNLSLPEPSERGSAEFNYSELVQSTQVKKPSAPGPPKDLMPALDPNDPFADNEKERREVESLAKKFESKYSQANTGKKKRKDRVQDLIDIGFGYDETDPFIDNSEALLSSPQYDELVPASLNTKLGGFYINTGTLQFRAASESEGEDFKKLKDGEERVIKKRMKKQDGSNMDEKKPRKIRMPKQGASGLNVHRPEKKKRKKLMKDSLNLAAMLRRFTREKEENRKKNPGLPRGQHNANSALLNAHPKPSDISMADLANDPAMMSLLGSANNNDMLQDMMGDLDFGLLDSPQPSSPAQGENGAPGRVQGRVQGAQGSLLPPPPLPNGLSAPLSKRIEDLRVASHQFDQEGRKKFFTLDMNNILLDIELQVQEQPAAVRSSVYSHLEAFVPCNKEALLKRLKKLSLNIQDDRLRAPLLKLKLAVCSVMPEQIARYNMDCIAKVAKQQSEEGEKNGSEEDDEEKPGKRVMGPRKKFVWDEKLRILLCNLVRVKLGCYELEGQSSQSPEDYLKAFMETEVKPLWPKGWMQGRMLFKESLMVHCHLTGNPAKKKMVPTPKSKPKEGSWVQRSTPSVGATPSPAAPVACRPSQSPTETICLLDSLDEELTAPALDSISQALALLSNAAKGLVQGDSPPSPDRPKTAPSSLHASPLLQKHKKSTINTPSSNTPLYVSTSSSPSLSRPPTVSPSLSSARSEGLGSMKGGGALAQAHRQSVQSTQRLAGTGLSKANAPGSHSQPKPRPPPNQKGFGSNNTKANSGDTPLSSPSPSFSHSLSGAQAQQQSNFITPMQATLTKSSHSSTSPIIKLTPRLPNPLTHTTFSSPSTNPRPQAASSMHQYSSKSPAGFRPPFSCAPGGPAKLVQGSYTPPGGQKTPSQIISSSANTSLTNTSSISKHSGSSPSPTTASANQRQRPAGGTIQGAKPIKSVSTQSVSSQLPQVSSASSSLLGSAPSLPLGFGMLGGLVPVSLPFQFPSLLNLPPLGGTAGSSTGASGSSASNSSAFSLTQKLYSSCPDVNQTQGGDVKRKSL
- the LOC120038656 gene encoding ubinuclein-2-like isoform X4, whose amino-acid sequence is MAEPRKVPFVTISSFNNNAPPSDSKKRRREDEAEISLGEDGGGGSAATRPGGGTGASPFGIVKAGDGDSAETKRVTVRLNLSLPEPSERGSAEFNYSELVQSTQVKKPSAPGPPKDLMPALDPNDPFADNEKERREVESLAKKFESKYSQANTGKKKRKDRVQDLIDIGFGYDETDPFIDNSEALLSSPQYDELVPASLNTKLGGFYINTGTLQFRAASESEGEDFKKLKDGEERVIKKRMKKQDGSNMDEKKPRKIRMPKQGASGLNVHRPEKKKRKKLMKDSLNLAAMLRRFTREKEENRKKNPGLPRGQHNANSALLNAHPKPSDISMADLANDPAMMSLLGSANNNDMLQDMMGDLDFGLLDSPQPSSPAQGENGAPGRVQGRVQGAQGSLLPPPPLPNGLSAPLSKRIEDLRVASHQFDQEGRKKFFTLDMNNILLDIELQVQEQPAAVRSSVYSHLEAFVPCNKEALLKRLKKLSLNIQDDRLRAPLLKLKLAVCSVMPEQIARYNMDCIAKVAKQQSEEGEKNGSEEDDEEKPGKRVMGPRKKFVWDEKLRILLCNLVRVKLGCYELEGQSSQSPEDYLKAFMETEVKPLWPKGWMQGRMLFKESLMVHCHLTGNPAKKKMVPTPKSKPKEGSWVQRSTPSVGATPSPAAPVACRPSQSPTETICLLDSLDEELTAPALDSISQALALLSNAAKGLVQGDSPPSPDRPKTAPSSLHASPLLQKHKKSTINTPSSNTPLYVSTSSSPSLSRPPTVSPSLSSARSEGLGSMKGGGALAQAHRQSVQSTQRLAGTGLSKANAPGSHSQPKPRPPPNQKGFGSNNTKANSGDTPLSSPSPSFSHSLSGAQAQQQSNFITPMQATLTKSSHSSTSPIIKLTPRLPNPLTHTTFSSPSTNPRPQAASSMHQYSSKSPAGFRPPFSCAPGGPAKLVQGSYTPPGGQKTPSQIISSSANTSLTNTSSISKHSGSSPSPTTASANQRQRPAGGTIQGAKPIKSVSTQSVSSQLPQVSSASSSLLGSAPSLPLGFGMLGGLVPVSLPFQFPSLLNLPPLGGTAGSSTGASGSSASNSSAFSLTQNVNQTQGGDVKRKSL